One segment of Nostoc flagelliforme CCNUN1 DNA contains the following:
- a CDS encoding FecCD family ABC transporter permease has translation MHLCLRQIIFKKNTYLNLTKPFQTIFTEHRVLWAVLLLSAALVVTLALSLSQGAVPLSMSEFWQAILREGDPVKQTILWDLRLPRITAALIVGAALGMSGALLQGMLRNSLADPFILGISAGAGLIVILMIVWQIFPIAIPLAAWMGAILTSAIVILLGRAGSGISVERLILGGVAVSSLLGAVQSTLLLLAEDGQIQIALSWLVGSLNGRGWQEIATAGPYIIVALLGGCLLARSVNVLALGDDLAVGLGVSLTRSRLLIGGVATLLAAGAVSISGLIGFVGLVVPHGVRLIVGTDHRFVLPLSALAGACLLTFADLLSRLGAVELPVGSVTALLGSPLFIWLLYRRSAGVNKF, from the coding sequence ATGCATCTATGTTTGAGACAGATTATATTTAAAAAAAATACCTATCTAAATTTGACTAAACCATTTCAGACAATTTTTACTGAACACCGGGTACTTTGGGCTGTTTTACTACTTAGTGCAGCACTGGTAGTAACCCTAGCGTTATCGCTTTCTCAAGGAGCAGTACCTTTAAGTATGTCGGAATTTTGGCAAGCCATTCTCCGCGAAGGCGATCCGGTTAAACAGACAATTCTCTGGGATTTGCGCCTCCCACGCATTACTGCTGCTCTGATTGTCGGCGCAGCTTTGGGAATGTCAGGAGCGTTGCTGCAAGGGATGTTACGCAATAGTCTTGCTGATCCATTTATTTTGGGCATTTCAGCAGGTGCAGGATTAATTGTAATTCTGATGATTGTGTGGCAAATATTCCCGATCGCAATTCCTTTAGCAGCGTGGATGGGAGCAATTTTAACTTCTGCGATCGTTATTCTGCTCGGTCGTGCGGGGTCGGGAATTTCTGTTGAGCGGTTGATTTTAGGCGGAGTGGCGGTGAGTTCTTTATTAGGTGCTGTACAAAGTACATTGCTGCTTTTAGCTGAAGACGGTCAAATTCAAATTGCGCTCAGTTGGCTGGTTGGTAGTCTTAATGGACGAGGTTGGCAAGAAATTGCGACAGCTGGCCCTTACATCATCGTTGCATTGCTAGGAGGATGCTTGCTGGCGCGATCGGTAAATGTGTTGGCTTTGGGGGATGATTTGGCTGTGGGTTTGGGGGTTTCGTTGACGCGATCGCGCCTGTTAATTGGTGGTGTCGCCACTTTATTAGCCGCAGGTGCAGTAAGCATCAGTGGTTTGATTGGATTTGTTGGTCTTGTTGTCCCTCACGGTGTCCGCCTCATAGTTGGTACAGATCATCGCTTTGTTTTACCACTTTCCGCCCTCGCAGGTGCATGCTTACTTACTTTTGCAGATTTACTCTCTAGACTAGGAGCAGTAGAACTACCAGTAGGTTCCGTCACTGCGTTGCTGGGTTCACCACTATTTATCTGGTTACTTTATCGCCGTTCTGCTGGGGTTAATAAATTTTGA
- a CDS encoding 4Fe-4S single cluster domain-containing protein: MEIKPTDPSLALMEIPPGYLNIMGYVDQSEVNGPGCRAVIWVQGCLRECPGCFNTNSWSFEANQLIAVDTLAENILSNPHNTGVTFSGGEPFWQATALASLARKVKAAGLNVMSFTGFTLKQLQSQSAPPGSQALLEQLDILIDGPFVQSLAINSPNSPVSSSNQRVRVLNPAFQDQITWASDQIEIHILKDGGRIVTGYQGGLELT, from the coding sequence ATGGAAATTAAGCCAACTGACCCATCACTAGCACTCATGGAAATTCCCCCTGGCTATCTCAACATTATGGGTTACGTTGATCAGTCAGAAGTTAATGGCCCTGGTTGTCGTGCAGTCATCTGGGTACAAGGTTGTCTGCGTGAGTGTCCTGGCTGCTTTAATACTAACTCTTGGTCTTTTGAAGCTAACCAATTGATTGCTGTTGATACCCTTGCCGAGAATATTCTCAGCAATCCCCACAATACGGGTGTAACCTTCTCTGGTGGAGAACCCTTTTGGCAAGCAACTGCACTAGCGTCTTTAGCTCGTAAAGTAAAAGCTGCTGGATTAAATGTAATGTCTTTTACTGGGTTCACTCTCAAGCAACTACAGTCTCAATCAGCGCCGCCAGGTTCCCAAGCTTTGTTAGAACAACTTGATATTTTGATTGACGGGCCTTTTGTACAATCTCTGGCAATTAATTCTCCCAACTCTCCAGTCTCTTCTAGCAATCAACGGGTTCGTGTTTTAAACCCAGCTTTCCAAGACCAGATTACTTGGGCTAGCGATCAGATAGAAATCCACATTCTCAAGGATGGTGGCCGCATTGTTACTGGCTACCAAGGTGGGTTGGAACTGACGTAG
- a CDS encoding NAD(P)/FAD-dependent oxidoreductase has product MTQQTSRICILGGGFGGLYTALRLSQLPWESTQKPEIVLVDQSDRFLFSPLLYELLTGELQTWEIAPPFEELLQGTGVRFYQGVVSGIDIDQKLVNVHEGPEIPYDRLVLALGGETPLDLVPGATSYAYPFRTISDVYRLEERLRFLEESDADKIRVAIIGAGYSGVELACKLADRLGERGRFRIVEIADQILRTSPEFNREAAKKAIEARGVFIDLETKVESIEQNSISLEYKNQLDTIPVDLVIWTVGTRVAPVVKSLPLKQNQRGQISTTSTLQVLDHPEIFALGDLADCHDIEGQQVPATAQAAFQQADYTAWNIWASLTNRPLLPFRYQQLGEMMALGIDNATLTGLGIKLDGRLASVARRIAYLYRLPTLDHQLKVGFNWLVRPIIETLSK; this is encoded by the coding sequence ATGACTCAACAAACTTCTAGAATTTGTATCCTTGGCGGAGGCTTTGGTGGTCTCTACACAGCCTTGCGCTTAAGCCAGTTACCTTGGGAATCTACGCAAAAACCCGAAATTGTTCTGGTAGATCAAAGCGATCGCTTCCTATTCTCTCCCTTACTTTACGAATTACTCACTGGCGAACTGCAAACCTGGGAAATTGCCCCACCCTTTGAAGAACTTTTACAAGGCACAGGGGTGCGTTTTTATCAAGGGGTTGTGTCTGGAATTGACATTGACCAGAAACTGGTAAATGTACATGAAGGCCCGGAAATCCCTTACGATCGCTTAGTGTTGGCGCTAGGAGGTGAAACACCGCTAGATTTAGTGCCTGGTGCAACATCCTACGCTTACCCATTCCGCACAATCTCTGATGTTTATCGTTTGGAAGAACGCCTGCGATTTTTAGAAGAATCGGATGCTGATAAAATTCGGGTGGCGATTATTGGGGCTGGCTACAGTGGTGTAGAGTTAGCCTGTAAGTTAGCCGACAGACTAGGTGAAAGAGGACGCTTTCGGATCGTTGAAATTGCTGACCAAATTTTGCGAACTTCCCCAGAGTTTAACCGGGAAGCAGCAAAAAAAGCAATAGAAGCCCGTGGCGTGTTTATTGATTTAGAAACCAAAGTGGAATCAATAGAGCAAAATTCTATCTCCCTAGAGTACAAAAACCAGTTAGACACGATTCCCGTAGATTTGGTAATTTGGACTGTGGGAACTAGGGTTGCGCCTGTAGTGAAATCTCTTCCTCTCAAGCAAAACCAGCGTGGTCAAATCAGCACTACATCTACTCTGCAAGTCCTAGATCATCCAGAAATCTTTGCCTTGGGAGATTTAGCAGACTGTCATGATATTGAAGGACAGCAAGTCCCCGCCACCGCACAAGCAGCTTTTCAACAAGCTGATTATACTGCTTGGAATATCTGGGCAAGTTTGACGAATCGTCCCCTGCTTCCCTTCCGCTACCAACAGTTAGGAGAAATGATGGCACTAGGCATAGACAACGCCACTCTTACGGGTTTGGGAATTAAACTAGATGGCCGCTTGGCATCCGTCGCCCGCCGGATTGCCTATTTATATAGGTTGCCAACTTTAGACCATCAACTCAAAGTTGGTTTTAATTGGCTAGTCCGTCCGATCATAGAAACACTTTCTAAGTAA
- a CDS encoding HAD-IA family hydrolase, producing MEQPKVIFLDAVGTLFDVKGSVGKVYSQIAQEFDVTVSAETLNTAFIKSFKAAPPPIFPDAELQDIPQREFDWWRIIALNTFESAGVLKEFSDFSAFFSELYIHFGTAEPWFVYPDVLPALINWRRLGVTLGVLSNFDSRIYSVLQSLGLREFFTSVTISTQVRAAKPDPQIFAIALDKHKCSPEAAWHIGDSIVEDYHAAKAAGLRGVWINRGK from the coding sequence ATGGAACAACCGAAAGTTATTTTTTTAGATGCTGTGGGTACACTCTTCGATGTCAAAGGTAGTGTAGGCAAAGTTTATAGTCAGATAGCCCAGGAATTTGACGTTACAGTTTCAGCCGAAACATTGAATACAGCCTTCATCAAAAGTTTTAAAGCAGCGCCGCCGCCGATATTTCCAGATGCAGAACTGCAAGATATTCCCCAGCGCGAGTTTGATTGGTGGCGGATAATTGCCCTGAACACTTTTGAAAGTGCAGGCGTTCTTAAGGAATTTTCTGACTTTTCGGCTTTTTTTAGCGAACTTTACATCCATTTTGGCACTGCCGAACCGTGGTTTGTCTATCCCGATGTCTTACCAGCTTTAATCAACTGGCGGCGGTTGGGAGTTACCTTGGGGGTGCTGTCCAATTTTGATTCTCGGATTTACTCAGTATTGCAAAGTTTGGGATTGAGAGAGTTTTTTACCTCCGTCACCATTTCTACCCAGGTACGTGCAGCTAAACCCGATCCTCAAATTTTTGCTATTGCCTTAGATAAACATAAATGTTCCCCAGAGGCAGCATGGCATATTGGCGATAGCATTGTAGAAGACTATCATGCAGCTAAAGCAGCTGGACTCAGAGGTGTTTGGATCAACCGTGGTAAATGA
- a CDS encoding DUF433 domain-containing protein has translation MQLEDYFEFIDPDDIRIKGHRIGIDNVIQYYLQGYSPEQIIEELPSLNLEKIYATLTYYLHNRVEIDAYMLRLAKWREQRYQESLANPSPLMQRLRALKVQREQELLNSW, from the coding sequence ATGCAGCTAGAAGATTATTTTGAGTTTATAGACCCAGATGATATCCGTATTAAAGGGCATCGTATTGGTATTGATAATGTGATTCAATATTACTTACAAGGATATTCTCCAGAGCAAATTATAGAGGAATTACCTTCCCTGAATTTGGAGAAAATTTACGCGACGCTTACCTACTACCTGCATAATCGTGTTGAAATAGATGCTTATATGTTGCGGCTAGCAAAGTGGCGAGAACAGCGCTATCAAGAATCATTAGCTAATCCTTCACCTTTGATGCAACGTTTAAGAGCATTAAAGGTGCAACGTGAGCAGGAGTTGCTAAACTCTTGGTGA
- a CDS encoding Tab2/Atab2 family RNA-binding protein, with protein MGSIWEIDFYSRPILDDNQKKVWEVLVCESALDISTKVDSLFRYAQYCPSTQVNSGWLRTALQEAINQAGKAPIKIRFFRRQMNNMITKACQDLGIPAQPSRRTLVLNHWLEQRMEEVYPQEAGYQGGANPSVRLEKPLPQRLPDALEGQQWVFVTLDGADLAEMPEWEIGFGEAFPIELAKVSPETRIPGILIFSPRALPLAGWMSGLDLAFLRFDTSEEGRLLLETGVTESWIVANIKKPQLLAEAKGFEEAKQKANGVHFIGVQSDPKAQSFAGFWLLQEVNL; from the coding sequence ATGGGCAGTATTTGGGAAATCGATTTTTACTCCCGTCCGATTTTGGACGATAATCAGAAAAAAGTTTGGGAAGTCTTGGTCTGCGAAAGCGCCTTGGATATCAGTACAAAAGTAGATTCTTTGTTTCGCTATGCTCAATATTGTCCCAGTACCCAGGTAAATTCGGGCTGGTTGCGGACAGCATTACAAGAAGCTATTAACCAAGCTGGAAAAGCACCAATTAAAATCCGCTTTTTCCGCCGCCAAATGAACAACATGATTACTAAAGCTTGCCAAGACTTGGGTATTCCCGCGCAGCCTAGCCGCCGTACTTTGGTTCTCAACCATTGGTTAGAACAACGCATGGAGGAAGTGTATCCTCAAGAGGCAGGGTATCAAGGAGGGGCTAATCCCTCAGTCCGTTTGGAAAAACCTTTGCCGCAACGTTTACCAGATGCTTTGGAAGGACAGCAGTGGGTATTTGTTACCTTAGATGGTGCGGATTTAGCAGAAATGCCAGAGTGGGAAATTGGCTTTGGTGAAGCTTTCCCCATAGAGTTGGCGAAAGTTTCACCCGAAACCCGTATTCCTGGGATTTTAATTTTCTCACCGAGAGCGTTGCCTTTGGCAGGCTGGATGTCTGGTTTAGACTTGGCTTTCTTAAGATTTGATACCAGTGAAGAGGGGAGATTGCTTTTAGAAACTGGTGTAACCGAAAGCTGGATTGTGGCAAATATCAAAAAACCTCAACTTTTAGCAGAAGCCAAAGGTTTTGAAGAAGCCAAACAAAAAGCTAACGGAGTGCATTTTATCGGTGTACAGTCTGATCCCAAAGCACAATCTTTTGCTGGTTTCTGGCTGTTGCAAGAGGTGAATCTCTGA
- a CDS encoding TldD/PmbA family protein, producing the protein MGSENLSQDTLAEQLLELAIKSGAEAAEVYQSRSLSRPVFFEANRLKQLETNQSEGTALRLWRNGRPGLTVAYGSVLAEVMVEKALALSQLNQPETVELGSNSQPSYPDLGKGVPIEILVDWGKEAIALIRDAYPDVVCNSDWECDAETTRIVNTKGLDCYYTDTTLNCYMSAEWVRGDDFLSVSDGQTKRGELHPEILANQILQRLIWARENVSSPTGRVPVLFTSKAADMLWGTVQEALNGKRVLEVASPWAERLGNPVIAPSLTLYQDPEAGPYSCPFDDEGTPTQFLVFIQNGTLQHFYGDRTTGRQLGTNTTGNGFRPGLGSYLTPGLFNFLIQPGSASLPDLIQELDDGIIVDQMLGSGGSISGEFSINVDLGYRVQNGQVIGRIKDTMVAGNVYTALKQLVTLGNDADWNGSCYTPSLIVEGLSTTGRSN; encoded by the coding sequence ATGGGTTCTGAAAATTTGTCACAAGATACACTAGCAGAACAGCTGCTGGAACTAGCTATAAAATCTGGAGCAGAAGCTGCTGAGGTGTATCAGTCGCGATCGCTTTCTCGTCCAGTCTTTTTTGAGGCAAACCGACTCAAACAGCTAGAAACCAACCAATCTGAAGGCACAGCACTACGACTTTGGCGAAACGGGCGTCCGGGACTGACGGTGGCTTACGGTTCTGTCCTAGCCGAAGTAATGGTGGAAAAAGCTCTGGCACTAAGTCAACTGAATCAACCAGAAACAGTAGAATTAGGCTCTAACTCTCAACCCTCCTACCCAGATTTAGGGAAAGGTGTGCCGATAGAGATTTTGGTAGACTGGGGCAAAGAAGCGATCGCACTCATCCGCGATGCCTATCCCGATGTTGTTTGCAATAGTGATTGGGAATGTGATGCTGAAACTACCAGAATTGTTAATACTAAAGGTTTAGATTGTTACTATACTGATACTACCCTCAACTGCTATATGTCAGCAGAATGGGTGCGTGGCGATGATTTTTTAAGTGTTTCCGATGGCCAAACCAAGCGGGGCGAACTCCACCCGGAAATATTAGCTAACCAAATTTTACAACGGTTAATTTGGGCCAGAGAAAATGTCTCATCTCCTACTGGCCGCGTCCCGGTTTTGTTCACTTCTAAAGCCGCTGATATGCTTTGGGGCACTGTGCAAGAAGCTTTGAATGGCAAGCGAGTCTTAGAAGTAGCTTCCCCTTGGGCAGAACGTTTGGGGAACCCAGTAATAGCACCCAGTCTCACCCTCTACCAAGATCCAGAAGCCGGCCCTTATAGTTGCCCTTTTGATGATGAAGGCACTCCTACTCAATTTTTAGTATTTATCCAAAACGGAACTTTACAGCATTTTTATGGCGATCGCACCACCGGACGCCAACTGGGTACTAACACGACTGGAAATGGTTTTCGCCCTGGTTTAGGTAGCTATCTCACCCCTGGATTATTTAATTTTCTGATCCAGCCAGGTTCAGCATCACTACCAGATTTAATTCAAGAACTGGATGATGGCATAATTGTGGATCAAATGCTGGGTAGTGGCGGCAGTATTTCTGGAGAGTTTTCAATCAACGTTGATTTAGGCTACCGCGTCCAAAATGGCCAGGTAATTGGGCGCATTAAGGATACGATGGTTGCAGGTAATGTCTATACTGCCCTTAAGCAATTGGTTACACTAGGTAATGATGCTGATTGGAATGGTTCTTGTTATACTCCGTCTCTAATAGTAGAAGGACTATCCACCACGGGGAGAAGTAATTGA